The segment CTCAGGACTATCGAGCTCTCATTGGCGCATACGGCGTCCGCCCCCGGAGGGTTGATGCGCACCGGCGGCGACCACGTCGCGCCCTCGTCCTTCGAGGAGGTGAATATCAGCCCGGCGTGGTAGTCCGCCTCGTACGCGCCCGTGTGGGCATAGGCCCGCATCACGAGGCCGATGCCGCCGGACTTGAGCCTGAAGATGTTCGTTTCCATGATGGCCGGCAGCGGCCCGCCGGTCGTCAGCTTGAGGTGCACCGGCGCGGACCACGTCGCGCCACCGTCCTCGGAGAAGTTCGCCCGCACGGGCTTCACGGGGTCCGCGCTGCCGGAGCCGTACACCCACATGAGCCGGCCGTCGCGCAGCGGCAGCACAGCGCCGTAGGATGGGCTGAGGTCTACCGTGTCCAGCTTGATCGTCGCATTAACGAGATCCGACGCCATAGGCCTCCCTCCGGCTGTTACCGACAGCTCACTGTTGCTCCGAACCCCGATTCCATCGGGGCCTACCCTACTCACCGTAGAACCAGCTCGACGACACTACCCGGACTTTGTTCCCCCGGTCGTACGGGGCGAGGCCCAGCTTCTCCATGAGCGCCTCGTACGATAAGCCGAACCGCTCCGGGATCTCCGCCTTGTCGCCGAAGACGCACATTCCGTAGGTAATGACCGCCTTGTCGCCAACGAAGACACACGAGGGCTGGTTGAAGCGCAGCGGGCCGGGAGATCGGTGGTAGCGCTTGAGGTCCGCCGGCTGTTTGAACTTGCCTACGAGGTCGATCTGGATCGGCCCCGGCTCGATGTAGGACACGTCGTCCATCGATTCCAGGTTGCGGTGGTGCTGCCACGTCTTCCCCTCGTCCTTGCTCACAGCAGTGCTAAGGCGGTGGCGGTAGAGGCCGTTCATAGTTTCCCACTGTGATATCTGGTTCCAGATGACGACCAGATCGCCGGTGGTCGTGATGCGCTTGATCGTCGCCGGAGAGGGGTAGCATGCGAGCTGCGTCGGCTCCGGCTGCATCCACGTCTCGCCCGCGTCGTCGGATACGCTCTGGAAGAAGCGGCCAACGTTTGTGCGCGCCAGCATCAGCACCTTGCCGCCCTTCAGCTCCACCACGGCCGGCTCGCCCATGGAGTAGCTGCCTCCCGCGCCGTGTTCAAGGTTCACGAAGGCCTC is part of the SAR202 cluster bacterium genome and harbors:
- a CDS encoding exo-alpha-sialidase encodes the protein MPEYVNTIVKMGKVDQSPSYGAVIPLNDGRLMWIYTSGRANPALPVRANFSSDGGATWSAPVHLKLTTGEPFVAVLDTNLFRLKSGGIGLVLRGSAKAGAYEADYQASIIFSASQDEGATWSPPVTINPPGTNAVITNEKSIVHSSGRIIVPYYIGIGAKPYGEVRAVQRYGASFSNPERATLYYCSAFLSDDEGATWRRSNNEAFVNLEHGAGGSYSMGEPAVVELKGGKVLMLARTNVGRFFQSVSDDAGETWMQPEPTQLACYPSPATIKRITTTGDLVVIWNQISQWETMNGLYRHRLSTAVSKDEGKTWQHHRNLESMDDVSYIEPGPIQIDLVGKFKQPADLKRYHRSPGPLRFNQPSCVFVGDKAVITYGMCVFGDKAEIPERFGLSYEALMEKLGLAPYDRGNKVRVVSSSWFYGE